Proteins encoded together in one Streptomyces sp. NBC_01216 window:
- a CDS encoding XRE family transcriptional regulator has protein sequence MNERLHSVLAQRGISPESLAEACEVDPKTVGRWLGGRVPHPRHRFSVAQHLRVEETFLWPLPLSHSGRSVTGLGSGEIIGTHQNRASVPRDTWLALLHGAQRQIDVLILSGTFFAQTNPHVAEMLAERAATGVRVRLCFGDPSGRAAATRGHEEGIGDTLAAKIRASLTYYRPLLSEAGCEVRLHDTTLYNSLFRYDDDLLVNPHVWGRPASANPLFHLRRVDATGWFDNYARSFDAVWAGARPWTPDHEGTAAHGQD, from the coding sequence GTGAACGAGCGACTTCACTCCGTACTCGCCCAGCGCGGCATATCTCCCGAATCGCTCGCCGAAGCCTGCGAAGTGGACCCCAAGACCGTCGGTCGGTGGCTCGGCGGACGCGTGCCACACCCGCGGCACCGCTTCAGCGTTGCCCAGCACCTGCGTGTCGAGGAGACCTTCCTCTGGCCCCTACCGCTGTCACACAGCGGTCGGTCTGTCACCGGCTTGGGCAGCGGCGAGATCATCGGCACCCACCAGAACCGGGCCAGCGTCCCCCGAGACACATGGCTCGCCCTCCTCCACGGCGCCCAGCGGCAGATCGACGTCCTGATCCTCTCCGGCACCTTCTTCGCCCAGACCAACCCGCACGTCGCCGAGATGCTCGCCGAGCGCGCGGCCACCGGGGTACGCGTACGCCTCTGCTTCGGCGACCCGAGCGGCCGTGCAGCCGCCACCCGAGGCCACGAGGAGGGCATCGGCGACACCCTCGCCGCCAAGATCCGCGCCTCTCTCACCTACTACCGCCCGCTGCTGTCCGAAGCCGGATGCGAGGTGCGGCTCCACGACACCACGCTCTACAACTCCCTCTTCCGGTACGACGACGATCTGCTGGTCAACCCGCACGTCTGGGGCCGGCCGGCGAGCGCCAACCCCCTGTTCCACCTGCGGCGAGTGGATGCCACCGGTTGGTTCGACAACTACGCTCGGAGCTTCGACGCCGTCTGGGCCGGCGCACGACCCTGGACGCCCGATCACGAGGGGACCGCCGCACATGGGCAGGACTGA
- a CDS encoding NUDIX hydrolase: MGRTEYYNDPDAPKANTLIPASNLLVVDNSGAILLQRRRDTGQWALPGGAQDIGETAAECAVRECLEETGIVAEITGFLGVYTNPRHIVAYTDGEIRQQYENTYIGRPVGGEPTINDEADGVRFVQPADLDRYDIHASMRQQIGDYLAGTYPYLG; the protein is encoded by the coding sequence ATGGGCAGGACTGAGTACTACAACGACCCCGACGCTCCCAAGGCCAACACCCTCATCCCGGCCAGCAACCTCCTGGTCGTCGACAACAGCGGCGCCATCCTGCTCCAGCGCCGCCGTGACACCGGTCAGTGGGCACTGCCGGGTGGCGCCCAGGACATCGGCGAGACGGCGGCCGAGTGCGCGGTGCGCGAATGCCTGGAGGAGACGGGGATCGTCGCCGAGATCACCGGCTTCCTCGGCGTCTACACCAACCCCCGGCACATCGTCGCCTACACCGACGGCGAGATCCGCCAGCAGTACGAGAACACCTACATCGGCCGCCCCGTCGGCGGCGAGCCCACGATCAACGACGAGGCCGACGGCGTGCGTTTCGTCCAGCCCGCCGATCTCGACCGGTACGACATCCACGCCAGTATGCGCCAGCAGATCGGCGACTACCTCGCCGGCACCTACCCCTACCTCGGCTGA
- a CDS encoding STAS domain-containing protein yields MDTSRPIVLTLPGRVTPDDAARLCAQLRARCGGAGPVDVVCDVGGLRRADLAAVDALARLALTAGRLGHRLRLRGVGPELRLLLGLAGLEEKLR; encoded by the coding sequence GTGGACACTTCCCGACCGATCGTTCTCACCCTCCCCGGACGCGTCACCCCGGACGACGCCGCCCGGCTCTGCGCCCAGCTGCGGGCCCGGTGCGGCGGAGCCGGGCCCGTCGACGTGGTCTGCGACGTCGGCGGTCTACGCCGCGCGGACCTGGCCGCCGTCGACGCGCTCGCCCGGCTGGCCCTCACGGCGGGGCGCCTCGGGCACCGGCTGCGCCTCCGGGGCGTCGGACCGGAGCTGCGGCTGCTCCTCGGCCTGGCCGGTCTGGAGGAGAAGCTGCGCTGA
- a CDS encoding PspC domain-containing protein: protein MAALARPRDGRMIGGVCAALARRFGTSATTMRVVFLVSCLLPGPQFLLYLALWLLLPAEKPAHQAW, encoded by the coding sequence ATGGCCGCACTTGCCCGCCCTCGTGACGGACGCATGATCGGCGGGGTGTGCGCGGCGCTGGCCCGGCGCTTCGGCACCTCCGCCACCACCATGCGGGTCGTCTTCCTCGTCTCCTGCCTGCTGCCCGGCCCGCAGTTCCTGCTGTACCTGGCGCTGTGGCTGCTGCTGCCGGCGGAGAAGCCGGCACACCAGGCCTGGTAG
- a CDS encoding HD domain-containing protein, with translation MGELGVGWATQVAEAELSAVPRRWAHTQGVAERAAETGRILGESSLLVAAATLHDVGYATRLAVTGFHPLDGARFLRDEHGADERLVRLVANHSFALLEAEERGLRAELAAEFPLLEEPLLVDALVYCDMTTTPDGGRTTAEERVAEILGRYGDGGVVGRFIHRAAPEIFAAVGRVEAALSAQPR, from the coding sequence ATGGGCGAACTGGGCGTGGGATGGGCGACGCAGGTAGCGGAAGCGGAACTCAGCGCTGTTCCACGGCGGTGGGCGCATACACAGGGAGTGGCCGAACGTGCGGCCGAGACAGGTCGGATCCTCGGCGAAAGTTCCCTGCTCGTTGCTGCCGCCACTCTGCACGATGTCGGGTACGCGACCAGGCTGGCCGTGACGGGCTTCCATCCGTTGGACGGGGCGCGGTTCCTGCGGGACGAGCATGGGGCGGACGAGCGCCTGGTGCGGCTCGTTGCGAACCACTCGTTCGCGCTTCTGGAGGCAGAGGAGCGCGGGCTGCGGGCGGAGCTGGCGGCGGAGTTCCCGCTGTTGGAGGAGCCGCTGCTGGTCGATGCGCTGGTCTATTGCGACATGACGACCACGCCCGACGGCGGCCGGACCACCGCGGAGGAACGGGTCGCGGAGATCCTGGGCCGCTACGGGGACGGCGGCGTGGTCGGGCGGTTCATCCACCGTGCGGCGCCGGAGATCTTCGCCGCCGTGGGGCGGGTGGAGGCGGCTCTGTCCGCTCAGCCGAGGTAG
- a CDS encoding adenosine deaminase, whose product MTSQIPNIPTPDQIRRAPKVLLHDHLDGGLRPGTIVELAAAQGYGNLPETEPDKLGIWFREAADSGSLERYLETFAHTCAVMQTREALVRVAAECAVDLAEDGVVYAEIRYAPEQHLEGGLTLEEVVEAVNEGFREGERQARANGHRIRVGALLTAMRHAARALEIAELANSYRDAGVVGFDIAGAEAGFPPTRHLDAFEYLKRENNHFTIHAGEAFGLPSIWQALQWCGADRLGHGVRIIDDIEVADDGTVKLGRLAAYVRDKRVPLEMCPTSNLQTGAATSYAEHPIGLLRKLHFRATVNTDNRLMSGTSMSREFELLVEAFDYTLDDMAWFTVNAMKSAFIPFDERLAMINDVIKPGYAELKSEWLFQQAAVTSDSSRHTG is encoded by the coding sequence ATGACGAGCCAGATCCCGAACATCCCCACCCCGGACCAGATCCGCCGCGCTCCGAAGGTGCTCCTGCACGACCACCTCGACGGCGGACTGCGCCCCGGCACGATCGTCGAACTCGCCGCCGCCCAGGGCTACGGCAACCTTCCCGAGACCGAGCCCGACAAGCTCGGCATCTGGTTCCGCGAAGCCGCCGACTCCGGCTCGCTGGAGCGCTATCTGGAGACCTTCGCGCACACCTGCGCCGTCATGCAGACCCGCGAGGCGCTGGTCCGGGTCGCCGCCGAGTGCGCGGTGGACCTCGCCGAGGACGGTGTCGTGTACGCCGAGATCCGCTACGCCCCCGAGCAGCACCTGGAGGGCGGTCTCACCCTGGAGGAGGTCGTCGAGGCCGTCAACGAGGGCTTCCGGGAAGGCGAGCGTCAGGCCAGGGCCAACGGTCACCGCATCCGGGTGGGCGCCCTGCTGACCGCCATGCGGCACGCCGCCCGTGCCCTGGAGATCGCCGAACTCGCCAACTCCTACCGCGACGCCGGAGTCGTCGGCTTCGACATCGCGGGCGCCGAAGCCGGTTTCCCGCCCACCCGTCACCTCGACGCCTTCGAGTACCTCAAGCGGGAGAACAACCACTTCACCATCCACGCCGGCGAGGCGTTCGGGCTTCCGTCGATCTGGCAGGCGCTCCAGTGGTGCGGTGCCGACCGGCTCGGCCACGGCGTGCGCATCATCGACGACATCGAGGTGGCGGACGACGGCACGGTGAAGCTGGGCCGGCTGGCCGCGTACGTCAGGGACAAGCGCGTCCCGTTGGAGATGTGCCCCACCTCCAACCTCCAGACCGGCGCCGCCACCTCCTACGCCGAGCACCCGATCGGGCTGCTGCGCAAGCTGCACTTCCGGGCCACGGTGAACACCGACAACCGCCTGATGAGCGGCACCAGTATGAGCCGGGAATTCGAGCTGCTGGTCGAGGCGTTCGACTACACGCTCGACGACATGGCGTGGTTCACCGTCAATGCGATGAAATCGGCATTCATTCCTTTCGATGAACGGCTGGCCATGATCAACGATGTGATCAAGCCCGGCTATGCCGAGCTGAAGTCCGAATGGCTGTTCCAGCAGGCTGCCGTGACCAGCGACTCTTCGCGCCACACGGGCTGA
- a CDS encoding LysR family transcriptional regulator, which produces MVHEYRSQGRLSPNSNEEDMGLLLAPRLAYFAAVARHEHVTRAAAEMGVPQSTLSRAMVRLEHDLGVALFARRGRTVSLTPAGRTFLRSAERALAEVERAADSVRTDADPTAGRIAFGFLHTMGSETVPGLIRAFRVDHPRVRFTLVQNYGEAMIERLRAGDLDLCLTSPVPDAPDLVARRLDEQRLRLVVPDDHRLATRKRVRLAEAAEETFVTLEPGYGLRRIADDLCADAGFTPRVAFEGEEAETLRGLVAAGLGVALLPPPAVPRPGVVELAVTAPRAVREIGVAWLDGHPDTAPVAAFKRFLLSKRGSLLPD; this is translated from the coding sequence ATGGTGCATGAGTACAGGTCACAGGGTCGTCTGTCACCGAACAGTAACGAAGAAGACATGGGACTGCTGCTCGCGCCCCGGCTCGCGTACTTCGCGGCGGTGGCCCGGCACGAGCATGTGACCAGGGCCGCGGCCGAGATGGGTGTGCCGCAGTCGACGCTCTCGCGGGCGATGGTCCGGCTCGAACACGACCTGGGGGTCGCCCTCTTCGCCCGCCGGGGACGCACCGTGTCGCTCACCCCCGCCGGGCGGACCTTCCTGCGCTCGGCGGAACGGGCGCTCGCGGAGGTGGAGCGGGCCGCGGACTCGGTGCGGACCGACGCGGACCCGACAGCCGGGCGGATCGCCTTCGGTTTTCTCCACACCATGGGCTCGGAGACGGTCCCCGGGCTCATCCGGGCGTTCCGCGTCGACCACCCGCGGGTCCGGTTCACACTCGTGCAGAACTACGGCGAGGCGATGATCGAACGACTGCGCGCCGGGGACCTCGACCTCTGCCTGACCTCGCCCGTCCCGGACGCCCCCGACCTGGTCGCCCGGCGCCTCGACGAGCAGCGGCTGCGCCTGGTCGTCCCGGACGACCACCGTCTCGCGACACGCAAGCGGGTCCGGCTGGCGGAGGCCGCCGAGGAGACCTTCGTGACGCTCGAACCCGGCTACGGGCTGCGCCGCATCGCCGACGACCTCTGTGCCGACGCCGGATTCACCCCGCGCGTCGCCTTCGAGGGCGAGGAGGCCGAGACCTTGCGCGGGCTGGTCGCGGCCGGTCTCGGCGTCGCCCTCCTGCCCCCGCCGGCCGTCCCGCGCCCCGGCGTCGTGGAACTCGCCGTCACGGCCCCGCGTGCCGTCCGCGAGATCGGCGTCGCCTGGCTCGACGGCCACCCGGACACCGCCCCGGTTGCCGCCTTCAAACGGTTCCTGCTGAGCAAGCGGGGCAGCCTGCTGCCCGACTGA
- a CDS encoding radical SAM protein, translated as MIHDVTGIRSIRMLYLQLLFRCNFSCLHCFHGDRLKHADTFTAEEAVGLIRLVREEYGTEAVTLLGGEPFLYKELVQVVRYTRQELGMRVEICTNGYRIEPRLTEIAPYVDMLRVSLEGVADTNDDIRRQGSYHAALSTLNLARELGVMTAATMTVTSRNIDEVLPLARVMQRFGAGQLKLHCLRPVGNAARHPELLVGDPTAYTRLREDLRTAGLSIEVILDEDLAEGGAPEICAPAGGLREIERIEADPRGALTMSCKAVGKDAHAFWYEKTANHIAHRPSATDELTLAVPDVVYARA; from the coding sequence GTGATCCACGACGTCACCGGAATCCGCAGCATCCGGATGCTGTACTTGCAACTGCTGTTCCGCTGCAACTTCTCCTGCCTGCACTGCTTCCATGGCGACCGCCTCAAGCACGCCGACACCTTCACCGCAGAGGAGGCGGTAGGGCTCATCCGGCTCGTACGCGAGGAGTACGGGACCGAGGCGGTGACCCTGCTCGGCGGCGAACCCTTCCTCTACAAAGAGCTCGTACAAGTCGTCCGCTACACCCGCCAGGAGCTAGGGATGCGGGTGGAGATCTGCACCAACGGCTACCGGATCGAGCCTCGCCTCACCGAGATCGCTCCCTACGTGGACATGTTGCGGGTTTCATTGGAGGGTGTCGCCGACACCAACGACGACATCCGCAGGCAGGGCAGCTACCACGCCGCACTCAGCACGCTGAACCTCGCTCGGGAGCTCGGCGTCATGACGGCCGCGACGATGACCGTGACCTCCCGGAACATCGACGAGGTGCTGCCGCTGGCGCGGGTCATGCAGCGGTTCGGCGCCGGGCAGCTCAAGCTGCACTGCCTCCGCCCGGTCGGCAACGCCGCCCGACACCCCGAGCTCCTGGTCGGCGACCCGACCGCGTACACCCGTCTCCGCGAGGACCTCCGGACAGCCGGGCTCTCCATCGAGGTCATCCTCGACGAAGACCTCGCCGAGGGCGGGGCTCCGGAGATCTGCGCGCCGGCCGGCGGCCTTCGCGAGATCGAACGGATCGAGGCCGACCCGCGCGGCGCGCTCACTATGTCCTGCAAGGCTGTGGGCAAGGACGCGCACGCCTTCTGGTACGAGAAGACCGCCAACCACATCGCCCACCGGCCCTCCGCCACCGACGAACTCACCCTCGCCGTCCCGGACGTGGTGTACGCCCGTGCCTGA
- a CDS encoding alpha/beta hydrolase, with protein sequence MAHFALVGTAGLRRTRTPRLGRPVGASPSDSAVGGVVLLLPDGEVVSGRGPSARAHAAVLPLGRRLVRAGAADGLVAHVVHYRGRGWNGADAQQAADASWAVAEAVRRYGDVPVCLAGHGMGARAALRAAEEPAVDSVLALAPWLPEEDVAAEPEPVRQLVGRRVLFVHGTNDARTDPELSYRLAERAKKSNRDVCRFEVHSDGHALRQYRDEVQALAADFVLGSLFSRPYARPVADALAAPPPLGLRMPLAAGFGGSPRR encoded by the coding sequence ATGGCGCACTTCGCACTCGTGGGGACGGCCGGCCTCCGGAGAACCCGGACACCCCGGCTCGGACGGCCCGTCGGAGCCTCCCCGTCGGACTCCGCGGTGGGCGGGGTGGTCCTGCTCCTGCCGGACGGTGAGGTGGTGTCGGGGCGGGGCCCCTCGGCCCGCGCGCACGCGGCGGTGCTGCCGTTGGGACGCCGGCTGGTCCGGGCCGGGGCGGCGGACGGGCTGGTCGCCCACGTGGTGCACTACCGCGGGCGGGGCTGGAACGGCGCGGACGCGCAGCAGGCCGCGGACGCCTCGTGGGCGGTGGCGGAGGCGGTACGGCGCTACGGTGACGTGCCGGTCTGCCTGGCCGGACACGGGATGGGCGCCCGCGCGGCGCTGCGGGCGGCGGAAGAGCCGGCGGTCGACTCGGTCCTGGCGCTGGCGCCCTGGCTGCCGGAGGAGGACGTGGCGGCCGAACCGGAACCTGTACGTCAACTCGTCGGCCGCCGGGTGCTGTTCGTGCACGGCACCAACGACGCCCGCACCGATCCGGAGCTGTCCTACCGGCTGGCGGAACGGGCCAAGAAGTCCAACCGCGACGTGTGCCGCTTCGAGGTCCACTCGGACGGGCACGCGCTGCGCCAGTACCGCGACGAAGTCCAAGCCCTGGCAGCCGACTTCGTCCTCGGCTCGCTCTTCTCCCGCCCCTACGCCCGGCCGGTCGCCGATGCCCTGGCGGCGCCGCCTCCGCTCGGACTGCGGATGCCGCTGGCGGCGGGTTTCGGCGGCTCGCCACGCCGGTGA
- a CDS encoding MFS transporter, with product MPSASTKAAVTHSAADTRLAPGAPGHRRMSFALFAAGLAAFALLYSTQALLPSISAEFGASASAASWTVSAATGALALFVLPLSAFSERFGRRAMMTVSLTVAVAVGLLVPFAPNLEWLVALRAVQGAALAGLPASAMAFLAEEVRPKALIAAVGLFVAGNSIGGMSGRIVTGWAAQAWGWRAGLLAVGVMAAVCAVAFRLLIPAARHFTPGSLDPRALVTAVRTHLADPLLVRLYVIGALFMTVFGAVYTVIGYRLAQAPFSLPQGVIGSIFLVYLVGTVSSAAAGRLVGRLGRRGALYLAVGTTAAGLCLSLGNTLAAVLSGLVLITAGFFAGHAVASSSVSRTARTGRAQASALYQSAYYLGSSAGGTLGAVAFHAGGWAGTVLIGLVAVLGVVSVTLYGSHSARVAARAESGRLRVGAC from the coding sequence ATGCCTTCCGCCAGTACCAAGGCGGCCGTCACCCACTCGGCCGCCGACACCCGCCTCGCCCCCGGAGCCCCCGGTCACCGCCGCATGAGCTTCGCGCTCTTCGCCGCCGGCCTCGCCGCCTTCGCCCTCCTCTACTCCACCCAGGCCCTTCTCCCCTCGATCTCGGCGGAGTTCGGCGCCTCCGCCTCCGCGGCCTCGTGGACGGTCTCCGCGGCCACCGGTGCGCTCGCCCTGTTCGTCCTGCCGCTGAGCGCCTTCTCCGAGCGCTTCGGCCGGCGCGCGATGATGACCGTCTCGCTCACCGTCGCCGTCGCGGTCGGGCTGCTGGTTCCCTTCGCCCCGAACCTGGAGTGGCTGGTCGCCCTGCGCGCCGTCCAAGGCGCGGCACTGGCCGGACTGCCCGCCTCGGCGATGGCCTTCCTCGCCGAGGAGGTCCGGCCGAAGGCGCTGATCGCGGCGGTCGGCCTGTTCGTCGCGGGCAACTCCATCGGGGGCATGAGCGGCCGGATCGTGACCGGCTGGGCCGCCCAGGCGTGGGGCTGGCGCGCGGGGCTGCTCGCGGTCGGCGTCATGGCGGCCGTCTGCGCGGTGGCCTTCCGCCTCCTGATCCCCGCGGCCCGTCACTTCACACCCGGTTCGCTCGACCCCCGGGCCCTCGTCACGGCCGTCCGCACGCATCTCGCCGACCCGCTGCTGGTGCGCCTTTACGTGATCGGCGCGCTGTTCATGACGGTGTTCGGCGCGGTCTACACCGTCATCGGCTACCGGCTGGCGCAGGCCCCTTTCTCCTTGCCGCAGGGCGTGATCGGCTCGATCTTCCTGGTCTACCTCGTCGGCACCGTCTCCTCGGCCGCGGCGGGCCGGCTGGTCGGCCGGCTGGGCCGGCGCGGGGCCCTCTACCTGGCGGTCGGCACGACCGCGGCCGGGCTGTGCCTCTCCCTCGGGAACACCCTCGCGGCCGTGCTGTCCGGCCTGGTCCTGATCACGGCCGGCTTCTTCGCGGGGCACGCCGTCGCCTCCTCCTCGGTGAGCCGGACCGCCAGGACCGGCCGCGCGCAGGCTTCGGCGCTCTACCAGTCCGCGTACTACCTGGGCAGCAGCGCGGGCGGCACCCTCGGGGCGGTCGCCTTCCACGCGGGCGGCTGGGCCGGCACCGTCCTGATCGGCCTGGTCGCCGTCCTCGGCGTCGTCTCGGTCACGCTGTACGGCAGCCACAGCGCGCGGGTGGCCGCGCGGGCCGAGTCCGGCCGCCTGCGGGTCGGCGCCTGCTGA
- a CDS encoding class IV adenylate cyclase yields MKHEYEATFLNVDVTALQDRLTALGATRAFPRTLLTRKIFENDALDGGAWLRLRDEGTRSTLTLKQVTDATTIDGTTEIETEVTDLHAMADILRRLGLTEVRYQENYREEWRLGQVAFDFDTWPDLPTFVEVEGPDEASVRQAAALLDLDYTEARFGSVDEIYRSEAGRDILAEPTLLFADSDKQEVPSEPVRGR; encoded by the coding sequence ATGAAGCACGAGTACGAGGCCACGTTCCTGAACGTCGACGTCACCGCCCTGCAGGACAGGCTCACCGCCCTGGGCGCCACGCGGGCGTTCCCCCGCACCCTCCTCACCCGCAAGATCTTCGAGAACGACGCCCTCGACGGTGGCGCGTGGCTCCGGCTGCGGGACGAGGGGACCCGCTCCACCCTCACCCTCAAGCAGGTCACCGACGCGACGACCATCGACGGCACCACCGAGATCGAGACCGAGGTCACCGACCTCCACGCCATGGCCGACATCCTCCGCCGCCTCGGCCTCACCGAGGTCCGCTACCAGGAGAACTACCGCGAGGAGTGGCGCCTGGGCCAGGTCGCCTTCGACTTCGACACCTGGCCGGACCTCCCCACGTTCGTGGAGGTCGAGGGCCCGGACGAGGCATCCGTCCGCCAGGCCGCCGCCCTGCTCGACCTCGACTACACCGAGGCCCGCTTCGGCAGCGTCGACGAGATCTACAGGAGCGAGGCCGGCCGCGACATCCTCGCCGAGCCCACGCTCCTTTTCGCCGATTCCGACAAGCAGGAGGTTCCCTCCGAACCGGTCCGAGGCCGGTGA
- a CDS encoding class I SAM-dependent methyltransferase: MRTRSLWEHTLTFFPQFLAALKERTSPDATVAVVGASDGKFVLPLAAAGYRVIAIERDPFALHGGEVSLPGDTQAQAPGLIDRLKAEELHDRVQVIGEDFLTAEIPEGHCDAIWTSCSWHYSANHHSPLGDFLRRMQALVREGGLFGAEFMMPVEERHQFIEHYTSPERLARHFTPGWDVLLTLRTNQFVERPHLGQPHDHTHRMGLLIAAHTPR, translated from the coding sequence ATGCGCACGCGGAGCTTGTGGGAGCACACCCTCACGTTCTTCCCCCAGTTCCTCGCCGCCCTGAAGGAACGCACGTCTCCTGACGCCACGGTCGCGGTCGTCGGCGCGAGCGACGGCAAGTTCGTCCTGCCCCTCGCCGCCGCCGGTTACCGTGTCATCGCCATCGAGCGCGACCCCTTCGCTCTCCACGGAGGCGAGGTCAGCCTTCCGGGTGACACCCAGGCCCAGGCCCCCGGCCTCATCGACCGCCTCAAGGCCGAGGAACTCCACGACCGGGTCCAGGTCATCGGCGAGGACTTCCTCACAGCCGAGATCCCCGAGGGCCACTGCGACGCCATCTGGACGAGCTGCTCCTGGCACTACAGTGCCAACCACCACAGCCCCCTCGGCGACTTCCTCCGCCGCATGCAGGCCCTCGTTCGTGAAGGGGGCTTGTTCGGCGCCGAGTTCATGATGCCCGTCGAAGAACGCCACCAGTTCATCGAGCACTACACCTCGCCCGAGAGACTCGCCCGCCACTTCACCCCCGGCTGGGACGTCCTGCTCACGCTGCGCACGAACCAGTTCGTCGAGCGCCCGCACCTCGGCCAACCCCACGACCACACGCACCGCATGGGCCTGCTCATCGCCGCCCACACTCCCAGGTAA
- a CDS encoding sigma-70 family RNA polymerase sigma factor yields the protein MSDVVTTSGIEAPDSRLEQYRTELTGYCYRMLGSSFEAEDAVQDTMVRAWRSIGSFEGRSSLRSWLYRIATNVCLDALNAGNRRARPMDLTAATPVAQARLNTRPEVTWLEPVPDGRVLPSTADPAETAVSRETVRLAFVAALQHLPPRQRAVLILREVLAWKASEVAELLGSTVASVNSALQRARATLAEHEPTASDTVDPLDAKQKELLERYVAAFEGYDMKALTALLHEDATMSMPPYDLWLRGHDDIVGWMLGVGEVCSGSKLLPTVANGSPAFAQYHPDPDGGYTPWALIVLELSDRKIGEMTFFLDTARWFPLFGMPERLEA from the coding sequence ATGAGTGACGTCGTGACGACCAGCGGCATCGAGGCGCCGGACTCCCGGCTGGAGCAGTACCGCACGGAGCTGACCGGGTACTGCTACCGCATGCTCGGCTCCTCCTTCGAGGCCGAGGACGCGGTGCAGGACACCATGGTGCGGGCCTGGCGTTCGATCGGCTCCTTCGAGGGACGCTCCTCGCTGCGCTCCTGGCTGTACCGCATCGCGACCAACGTCTGCCTGGACGCGCTGAACGCGGGCAACCGCCGGGCCCGTCCGATGGACCTGACGGCCGCGACCCCGGTAGCCCAGGCGCGGTTGAACACCCGGCCGGAGGTCACCTGGCTGGAGCCGGTACCGGACGGTCGGGTCCTGCCGTCCACAGCCGATCCGGCGGAGACTGCGGTGTCCCGCGAGACCGTACGGCTGGCGTTCGTCGCGGCGCTCCAGCACCTGCCGCCCAGGCAGCGTGCCGTGCTGATCCTGCGCGAGGTGCTGGCCTGGAAGGCGAGCGAGGTGGCCGAACTGCTCGGCTCCACCGTCGCCTCCGTCAACAGCGCGCTCCAGCGGGCGCGCGCGACCCTCGCCGAACACGAACCGACGGCCTCGGACACCGTGGACCCGCTCGACGCGAAGCAGAAGGAACTCCTCGAGCGCTATGTCGCCGCCTTCGAGGGCTACGACATGAAGGCGCTGACCGCGCTCCTGCACGAGGACGCGACGATGTCCATGCCGCCGTACGACCTGTGGCTGCGCGGTCACGACGACATCGTCGGCTGGATGCTCGGCGTCGGCGAGGTCTGCTCCGGCTCGAAGCTGCTTCCGACGGTGGCCAACGGCTCGCCGGCGTTCGCCCAGTACCACCCGGACCCCGACGGCGGGTACACGCCGTGGGCGCTGATCGTCCTGGAACTCTCGGACCGGAAGATCGGCGAGATGACCTTCTTCCTCGACACCGCCCGCTGGTTCCCGCTGTTCGGCATGCCCGAGCGACTGGAGGCGTGA